The following proteins are co-located in the Microbacterium sp. SORGH_AS_0888 genome:
- a CDS encoding NAD(P)/FAD-dependent oxidoreductase — MLDTAIVGAGFAGLGMGMALREAGRSDIAVLERGADVGGTWRDNTYPGVACDVPSHLYGFARRPNPGWSGVYAEGAEIQDYLRRAAAGLAPQLRLRTPLLGATWAGAAWRLETGGPDPGVTWARSLVLACGRLTEPRIPAIRGLETFAGPMFHTARWDHSTPLAGTRVAVVGTGASAVQLVPELVRRGARVTLFQRTPAWIVPREGRRYTDAERHLFATRPDELAALRDQLYLEGEERYASRSGDAEAAAAAEAVARAHLAAQVADPDLRRALTPDYAFGCKRVLLSDDFYPALSSGAVTFEPSALSAVEAGELVAASGARYRADVLVLATGFASSQQPYADLVRGEHGTLAEHWSGGMTSYASTVVAGFPNLFVLNGPNASLGHNSSVLMAEAQAEYVVRALALRDERGGVLRVRPDAEKTYTARIDEAAASTPWIAGGCENWYTDERSGRLTLLWPGTVDAFRAMLRGSRGDEFDTGSNRPRDPSRTRGEP, encoded by the coding sequence ATGCTCGACACCGCGATCGTGGGCGCCGGCTTCGCCGGGCTCGGCATGGGGATGGCGCTGCGCGAGGCGGGGCGGTCCGACATCGCCGTGCTCGAACGGGGGGCGGATGTCGGGGGCACCTGGCGCGACAACACCTACCCGGGGGTCGCGTGCGATGTGCCGAGTCACCTCTACGGCTTCGCGCGGCGGCCGAACCCCGGATGGTCGGGCGTCTACGCCGAGGGCGCCGAGATCCAGGACTACCTGCGCCGCGCCGCGGCAGGCCTCGCCCCCCAGCTGCGGCTGCGCACACCGCTGCTCGGGGCCACGTGGGCCGGGGCGGCGTGGCGGCTCGAGACGGGCGGGCCCGATCCCGGAGTCACCTGGGCGCGCAGCCTCGTGCTCGCCTGCGGCCGGCTCACCGAGCCGCGCATCCCCGCCATCCGGGGGCTCGAGACGTTCGCCGGTCCGATGTTCCACACGGCCCGGTGGGACCATTCGACCCCTCTCGCGGGCACCCGCGTCGCGGTCGTCGGCACCGGCGCCTCGGCCGTGCAGCTCGTGCCCGAGCTCGTCCGTCGCGGCGCGCGCGTCACGCTGTTCCAGCGCACGCCGGCATGGATCGTGCCCCGTGAAGGGCGACGGTACACGGATGCCGAACGCCACCTTTTCGCGACACGCCCCGACGAGCTCGCCGCGCTCCGCGACCAGCTCTACCTCGAGGGCGAGGAACGCTACGCCTCCCGGTCGGGGGATGCCGAGGCCGCCGCGGCGGCGGAGGCCGTCGCCCGCGCGCACCTGGCCGCGCAGGTCGCCGACCCGGACCTGCGCCGGGCACTGACGCCCGACTACGCGTTCGGGTGCAAGCGCGTGCTGCTCTCGGACGACTTCTACCCGGCGCTCTCGTCCGGTGCCGTGACGTTCGAGCCGTCCGCCCTGTCCGCCGTCGAGGCGGGCGAGCTGGTCGCCGCATCCGGTGCCCGCTACCGCGCGGACGTCCTCGTGCTCGCGACCGGTTTCGCGTCGTCGCAGCAGCCCTACGCCGACCTCGTGCGCGGCGAGCACGGCACGCTGGCCGAGCACTGGTCGGGTGGGATGACCTCGTACGCGTCGACCGTGGTCGCCGGCTTCCCGAACCTCTTCGTGCTGAACGGGCCCAACGCCTCCCTCGGGCACAACTCGTCCGTGCTGATGGCCGAGGCGCAGGCCGAGTACGTCGTGCGCGCCCTCGCGCTGCGCGACGAGCGCGGTGGTGTGCTGCGCGTTCGCCCGGACGCCGAGAAGACCTACACCGCGCGGATCGACGAGGCCGCCGCATCCACGCCCTGGATCGCCGGCGGATGCGAGAACTGGTACACCGACGAGCGGTCCGGACGGCTCACGCTGCTGTGGCCCGGCACGGTGGACGCCTTCCGCGCGATGCTCCGCGGCAGTCGTGGCGACGAGTTCGACACCGGCAGCAACCGACCCCGCGATCCGTCGCGGACGAGAGGAGAACCATGA
- a CDS encoding sulfite exporter TauE/SafE family protein: MPDLAAWAWALLAVAAVIVGLSKTAIPGATTVSVAVFASLLPARQSTGALLVLLLVADLFAVTAYRRHADVRALVRLAPAVVAGLLLGAVFLAFASDGWVKRTIGVLLLVVIAITLLRRRAQAAVTGGIHPVATATYGALGGFTTMVANAAGPVMSMYFLAARFDVKRFLGTAAWFFFLVNLTKLPFSIGLGLLTPPELLLDLVLVPLVVVGALGGRWLAGRLNQTVFDRLVIVFTIVGAVYLLL; the protein is encoded by the coding sequence ATGCCTGATCTCGCCGCCTGGGCCTGGGCGCTGCTGGCGGTGGCCGCCGTCATCGTCGGCCTGTCGAAGACGGCGATCCCCGGGGCGACGACCGTGTCGGTCGCCGTGTTCGCCTCGCTCCTGCCCGCGCGCCAGTCGACCGGCGCGCTCCTGGTCCTGCTGCTCGTCGCCGACCTCTTCGCGGTGACGGCCTACCGGCGTCACGCCGACGTGCGGGCGCTCGTGCGGCTCGCGCCCGCGGTCGTCGCGGGGCTGCTGCTCGGCGCCGTCTTCCTCGCGTTCGCCTCCGACGGCTGGGTCAAGCGCACGATCGGCGTCCTGCTGCTGGTCGTGATCGCGATCACGCTGCTGCGGCGGCGGGCGCAGGCCGCGGTGACCGGCGGCATCCACCCGGTCGCGACCGCGACCTACGGTGCGCTCGGCGGCTTCACGACCATGGTCGCCAACGCCGCGGGACCGGTCATGTCGATGTACTTCCTCGCGGCGCGCTTCGACGTGAAGCGCTTCCTCGGGACGGCCGCGTGGTTCTTCTTCCTCGTGAACCTGACGAAGCTCCCCTTCTCGATCGGGCTGGGTCTGTTGACCCCGCCCGAGCTGCTGCTGGATCTCGTGCTCGTGCCGCTCGTCGTGGTCGGGGCGCTCGGCGGCCGGTGGCTCGCGGGGCGGCTGAACCAGACGGTGTTCGACCGGCTCGTGATCGTCTTCACGATCGTCGGCGCGGTGTACCTGCTGCTCTGA
- a CDS encoding ABC transporter ATP-binding protein, whose translation MPDGQVLEFTDVTKRFGNVAAVSHLSATIQPGAVTGFLGPNGAGKTTSLRMLLGLVSPTSGRARIGGRAYADLADPLRTVGAALEASSFHPGRSAANHLKVYARAAGLAPARVDEVLGLVGLADVAGRKVGGYSLGMRQRLGLATALLGDPGVLVLDEPTNGLDPEGITWMRTLLRLFAREGRTVLVSSHLLGEVQQTADRLLIMSRGNLVFQGALDELTDPSEFATVVDSPERGALVEVLRQAGWQVEVLRAGLTVRGVEPAEVGAVVAATDVPLSLLARRGPELEEVFLDLVNGVRTAVRADSGPRALEAGAPAADEVYVAAVVAGAGGALPEPDGAPDAEGPASAPDPDAPLVEDAADLAAAPVEESPDVETSATDQAPPGAWTPPAAPDTPVGTEPAADSGEPVSDDPHRPEGGER comes from the coding sequence ATGCCCGACGGCCAAGTGCTCGAGTTCACAGACGTCACGAAGAGGTTCGGCAACGTCGCCGCCGTGTCCCACCTTTCGGCGACGATCCAGCCGGGTGCGGTGACGGGCTTCCTCGGCCCCAACGGCGCCGGAAAGACGACCTCGCTGCGCATGCTGCTGGGACTCGTCTCCCCCACGTCGGGACGCGCCCGCATCGGCGGACGCGCCTACGCCGATCTGGCGGACCCCCTGCGGACCGTGGGAGCCGCCCTCGAGGCGTCGAGCTTCCACCCCGGTCGCAGCGCCGCGAACCACCTGAAGGTCTATGCCCGCGCCGCCGGCCTCGCACCCGCCCGGGTCGACGAGGTGCTCGGGCTCGTCGGGCTCGCCGACGTCGCGGGCCGCAAGGTCGGCGGGTACTCCCTCGGCATGCGGCAGCGCCTCGGGCTCGCGACCGCGCTGCTCGGCGACCCGGGCGTGCTCGTCCTCGACGAGCCGACCAACGGCCTCGACCCCGAGGGCATCACCTGGATGCGGACGCTGCTGCGGCTGTTCGCGCGCGAGGGACGCACCGTGCTGGTCTCCTCGCACCTGCTGGGCGAGGTCCAGCAGACGGCCGACCGGCTGCTGATCATGTCGCGCGGCAACCTCGTCTTCCAGGGCGCGCTCGACGAGCTCACCGACCCGAGCGAGTTCGCCACGGTCGTCGACTCCCCCGAGCGCGGAGCGCTCGTCGAGGTGCTGCGTCAGGCCGGCTGGCAGGTCGAGGTGCTGCGGGCGGGGCTGACGGTCCGCGGCGTCGAGCCGGCCGAGGTGGGCGCGGTCGTCGCAGCCACCGACGTCCCGCTCTCGCTGCTGGCCCGGCGCGGCCCCGAGCTGGAAGAGGTCTTCCTCGACCTCGTGAACGGCGTGCGCACCGCGGTGCGGGCCGACAGCGGGCCCCGCGCGCTCGAGGCCGGCGCGCCCGCCGCCGACGAGGTGTACGTCGCCGCGGTGGTGGCCGGAGCGGGCGGCGCCCTGCCGGAGCCGGACGGTGCGCCGGATGCCGAGGGCCCGGCGTCCGCGCCGGACCCGGACGCGCCGCTCGTGGAGGACGCCGCCGATCTGGCGGCGGCCCCGGTCGAGGAGTCCCCGGATGTCGAGACCTCCGCGACCGACCAGGCGCCGCCGGGTGCGTGGACGCCGCCCGCAGCGCCCGACACCCCCGTCGGCACCGAGCCGGCGGCGGACAGCGGCGAACCGGTCTCCGATGATCCCCACCGCCCGGAAGGAGGCGAGCGATGA
- a CDS encoding WXG100 family type VII secretion target yields the protein MADHIRIEFERVGQTVEALKAASVQIRAELDQLDARLAVMESGWQGEAREAYSVARARWETQMRQMQATLDAYSQVLLATGSAIADAESKLAKSF from the coding sequence ATGGCGGATCACATCCGGATCGAGTTCGAGCGAGTCGGGCAGACCGTCGAGGCGCTCAAGGCGGCCTCGGTGCAGATCCGCGCGGAGCTCGATCAGCTCGACGCACGTCTGGCCGTGATGGAAAGCGGCTGGCAGGGCGAGGCTCGCGAGGCCTACTCCGTCGCGCGCGCACGGTGGGAGACCCAGATGCGCCAGATGCAAGCCACCCTCGACGCCTACTCGCAGGTCCTCCTCGCGACGGGCTCGGCGATCGCGGATGCGGAGTCCAAGCTCGCGAAGTCGTTCTGA
- the cofD gene encoding 2-phospho-L-lactate transferase gives MTSSERPRVVVLAGGVGGSRFLLGVREALLRRGAPQATAIVNTGDDLWLSGVRLQPDIDSVLYALGGVNDTVRGWGRAGDTERVNEELQAWGAGWPWFTLGDLDLGTHLARTGWLRDGLTVTEVVERLSRRWPLGIRMLPMTDAEVDTRVRLEGGGDMHFQEWWTRHRATLAPAAFENPGIVDAAPAPGVVDAIAAADVVLMAPSNPVVSIGPILAVPGVREALRRTSARVVGVSPIIGGAVVRGMADVCLTAIGVATAADAVAAHYGARADGGVLDAWLLAEEDAGLAASVDGLGIRAQVAPLWMRDLELSAALAEAALRAADA, from the coding sequence GTGACATCGAGTGAGCGACCCCGCGTCGTCGTGCTCGCCGGCGGGGTCGGCGGATCGAGATTCCTTCTCGGCGTGCGCGAGGCCCTGCTTCGCCGCGGCGCTCCCCAGGCGACCGCGATCGTCAACACGGGCGACGACCTGTGGCTGTCCGGGGTGCGCCTGCAGCCCGACATCGACTCCGTCCTCTACGCGCTCGGGGGCGTCAACGACACGGTCCGCGGCTGGGGGCGCGCGGGCGACACCGAGCGGGTGAACGAGGAACTGCAGGCATGGGGCGCCGGCTGGCCGTGGTTCACGCTCGGCGACCTCGATCTCGGCACGCACCTCGCACGCACCGGCTGGCTGCGCGACGGCCTCACCGTGACCGAGGTCGTGGAGCGCCTCTCGCGACGGTGGCCGCTCGGCATCCGGATGCTGCCGATGACCGACGCCGAGGTCGACACCCGGGTGCGTCTCGAAGGCGGCGGGGACATGCACTTTCAGGAGTGGTGGACGAGGCATCGCGCGACGCTCGCCCCCGCGGCCTTCGAGAACCCGGGGATCGTCGACGCGGCCCCCGCTCCCGGCGTGGTCGACGCGATCGCCGCGGCCGACGTCGTCCTCATGGCCCCCTCGAACCCCGTCGTCTCGATCGGCCCGATCCTCGCGGTGCCCGGTGTGCGCGAAGCGCTGCGGCGGACGAGCGCGCGCGTCGTCGGGGTGTCTCCCATCATCGGCGGCGCGGTCGTGCGCGGCATGGCCGACGTCTGCCTGACGGCGATCGGCGTCGCGACGGCGGCGGATGCGGTCGCCGCCCACTACGGCGCGCGGGCCGACGGCGGTGTGCTGGACGCCTGGCTGCTCGCGGAGGAGGACGCCGGGCTCGCCGCATCCGTCGACGGTCTCGGCATCCGCGCCCAGGTGGCGCCGCTGTGGATGCGCGACCTCGAGCTGTCGGCGGCGCTGGCCGAGGCGGCGCTGCGGGCGGCGGATGCCTGA
- the fgd gene encoding glucose-6-phosphate dehydrogenase (coenzyme-F420): MTTLPLRLGYKASAEQFPPDELADYAVLAEEMGFDSVFISDHFQPWMHEGGHAPAAIPWLGAVGARTSRVVLGTSVLTPTFRYHPAVVAQAFATLGVLYPGRIVLGVGTGEALNEVTLGLDWPDAPERFQRLKESITLIEKLWEGERVTFEGNFWHVTDATVYDRPTTPVPIYIGAAGPAATRLAGRIAGGFITTSGKDPKLYTDTLLPALAEGIEKAGRAADEVDTLMEVKVSYHPDHATALEKTRFWAPLALSPEEKMGVHDPIEMQRRAAELPIERAASRFIVSTDPDEHVEKIARYVELGFRHLVFHDPGADQAEFLRMYGAEILPRLRARFGA, encoded by the coding sequence ATGACAACCCTCCCCCTGCGCCTGGGATACAAGGCTTCGGCCGAGCAGTTCCCGCCCGACGAGCTGGCAGACTACGCGGTGCTCGCGGAGGAGATGGGCTTCGACTCCGTCTTCATCTCCGACCACTTCCAGCCGTGGATGCACGAGGGCGGACACGCCCCGGCGGCGATCCCGTGGCTCGGCGCCGTCGGCGCGCGCACCTCCCGGGTCGTCCTCGGCACGAGCGTGCTGACGCCCACCTTCCGCTACCACCCGGCCGTCGTGGCCCAGGCCTTCGCGACGCTCGGCGTGCTCTACCCGGGGCGCATCGTGCTCGGCGTCGGCACCGGTGAGGCCCTCAACGAGGTCACGCTCGGTCTCGACTGGCCCGACGCTCCCGAGCGCTTCCAGCGGCTCAAGGAGTCGATCACGCTCATCGAGAAGCTGTGGGAGGGCGAGCGCGTCACGTTCGAGGGCAACTTCTGGCACGTGACGGATGCGACGGTGTACGACCGGCCGACGACGCCGGTGCCGATCTACATCGGCGCCGCGGGACCGGCGGCGACCCGTCTCGCGGGCCGCATCGCCGGCGGGTTCATCACGACCAGCGGCAAGGACCCGAAGCTCTACACCGACACGCTGCTGCCCGCCCTGGCCGAGGGCATCGAGAAGGCGGGGCGCGCGGCGGACGAGGTCGACACGCTCATGGAGGTCAAGGTCTCGTACCACCCCGACCACGCCACGGCGCTGGAGAAGACGCGATTCTGGGCGCCCCTCGCCCTCTCGCCCGAGGAGAAGATGGGCGTGCACGACCCGATCGAGATGCAGCGGCGCGCCGCCGAGCTGCCGATCGAGCGGGCGGCGTCGCGGTTCATCGTCTCGACCGACCCGGACGAGCACGTCGAGAAGATCGCCCGCTACGTCGAGCTCGGATTCCGGCACCTGGTGTTCCACGACCCCGGCGCCGACCAGGCCGAGTTCCTCCGGATGTACGGCGCCGAGATCCTGCCGCGACTGCGCGCCCGCTTCGGCGCGTGA
- a CDS encoding YbaB/EbfC family nucleoid-associated protein, with translation MPFEIQERLALRDAQYAAAYARGATAAVLQEQLAVVSGSASSLRGEVKATVSAGGLLTDLQITRHGVDLGPQALSRLIMATVRDALLDLRERLGEVVEEAGAGEIGAVTLREADAGLSGPLRALEDPGATINER, from the coding sequence ATGCCTTTTGAGATCCAGGAGCGACTCGCTCTGCGCGATGCCCAGTACGCCGCCGCCTACGCTCGCGGTGCCACCGCCGCCGTGCTGCAGGAGCAGCTGGCTGTGGTGTCCGGTTCGGCGTCCTCGCTGCGTGGCGAGGTCAAGGCCACGGTCTCGGCCGGCGGCCTTCTGACCGATCTGCAGATCACACGCCACGGTGTCGACCTGGGCCCCCAGGCACTCAGCCGGCTCATCATGGCGACAGTCCGCGACGCACTGCTCGACCTGCGGGAGCGGCTGGGCGAGGTCGTCGAAGAGGCTGGCGCGGGAGAGATCGGCGCAGTCACGCTCCGCGAGGCCGACGCCGGACTCTCCGGGCCTCTCAGGGCGCTGGAGGATCCGGGCGCAACGATCAACGAGCGCTAA
- a CDS encoding WXG100 family type VII secretion target, with the protein MSLIAAPTYESGLSGEAVLGALPVAGGIASSVRDFGNGNITSGVIDVAGSALDVVSMIANPIATLASSCASFLLDYIEPLHQELELLTGSPEMVRALGETWDNVGEALGAVADERDQALSGLRENWDGAAATGYEAVANGLTGILRLLSEAAHSNANGLRLAASVVQIVYEIVKGIIADLVGQLIQAVVEAVATAGVGIPLIVAQVSPKIAQWVSKVAKWVEKIQDVMKKVSDAIQRFTQVGHEFTHHVGRLPARLGGASIKIDLNAVNLVGIVRGTNDGVTKSMEENGVYGSGENK; encoded by the coding sequence GTGTCGCTGATCGCCGCCCCCACCTACGAAAGCGGTCTGAGCGGAGAGGCGGTGCTCGGAGCGCTGCCGGTCGCCGGCGGGATCGCCAGCTCGGTCCGCGACTTCGGCAACGGCAACATCACCTCCGGCGTCATCGACGTGGCGGGATCGGCGCTGGATGTCGTCAGCATGATCGCCAACCCGATCGCGACGCTGGCGTCGTCGTGTGCGTCGTTCCTGCTCGATTACATCGAGCCGCTTCATCAGGAGCTCGAGCTGCTCACCGGCAGCCCCGAGATGGTGCGAGCCCTCGGCGAGACCTGGGACAACGTCGGTGAGGCGCTCGGCGCCGTCGCCGACGAACGAGACCAGGCGCTCAGCGGATTGCGCGAGAACTGGGACGGCGCGGCGGCGACCGGGTACGAAGCCGTCGCGAACGGCCTCACCGGGATTCTGCGCCTGCTCTCGGAGGCCGCCCACAGCAACGCGAACGGACTGCGGCTCGCGGCGTCCGTCGTGCAGATCGTGTACGAGATCGTCAAGGGCATCATCGCCGATCTCGTCGGTCAGCTCATCCAAGCGGTCGTGGAAGCGGTTGCCACCGCCGGCGTTGGGATTCCCCTCATCGTCGCGCAGGTATCTCCGAAGATCGCGCAGTGGGTGAGCAAGGTCGCGAAGTGGGTGGAGAAGATCCAGGACGTGATGAAGAAGGTTTCGGATGCTATTCAGAGGTTCACGCAAGTTGGCCACGAGTTCACGCATCACGTGGGTCGGCTTCCGGCCAGACTCGGCGGCGCGAGCATCAAGATCGACCTCAACGCGGTCAATCTGGTCGGAATTGTAAGAGGAACGAACGACGGAGTCACGAAGTCGATGGAGGAGAACGGTGTGTATGGATCGGGCGAGAACAAGTGA
- a CDS encoding ABC transporter permease — translation MTLLRATSSELTKQFTTAIWWILALVLALYVGMIATGLAFAIAASATGALPGTTTTGEGPASGSLIYSLANSIGYVFPLLIGTLLVTGEFRHKTLTPTFLAIPRRGAVLGGKLLAGAVLGLLYGVIAVVVTAAPGAAVFAGFGLETGLGTGDTWAMLGRILIAFVLWVLVGIGTGLVVRNQVAAIVIVLAFTQFVEPLLRVGAAFVESLSGIGRFLPGAAGDALVGASALNMGSGTADTLAWWGGGLVLLGYAVVLLLIGYVTSWRRDVA, via the coding sequence ATGACGCTGCTGCGCGCGACCTCGTCCGAGCTGACGAAGCAGTTCACGACCGCGATCTGGTGGATCCTGGCCCTGGTGCTGGCGCTGTACGTCGGCATGATCGCGACCGGGCTCGCCTTCGCGATCGCCGCGAGCGCGACGGGCGCGCTCCCCGGTACGACCACGACGGGCGAGGGCCCCGCCTCCGGGAGCCTCATCTACAGCCTGGCGAACTCGATCGGCTACGTCTTCCCGCTGCTGATCGGCACTCTCCTCGTGACCGGAGAGTTCCGTCACAAGACCCTGACGCCGACGTTCCTCGCGATCCCGCGGCGCGGCGCGGTCCTGGGCGGCAAGCTGCTGGCGGGCGCGGTCCTGGGCCTGCTCTACGGCGTGATCGCGGTGGTCGTGACGGCTGCGCCGGGCGCGGCCGTGTTCGCCGGCTTCGGCCTGGAGACGGGTCTCGGCACCGGCGACACCTGGGCGATGCTCGGCCGCATCCTCATCGCTTTCGTGCTGTGGGTGCTCGTGGGCATCGGCACGGGGCTCGTCGTGCGCAATCAGGTCGCGGCGATCGTGATCGTGCTCGCGTTCACGCAGTTCGTCGAGCCGCTGCTGCGCGTCGGTGCGGCCTTCGTGGAGTCGCTCTCGGGCATCGGCCGGTTCCTGCCGGGCGCCGCCGGCGACGCGCTGGTCGGCGCGAGCGCCCTGAACATGGGCTCCGGGACGGCGGACACCCTCGCCTGGTGGGGCGGCGGCCTCGTGCTCCTCGGCTACGCCGTCGTGCTGCTGCTCATCGGCTACGTCACCAGCTGGCGCCGCGACGTCGCCTGA
- the cofG gene encoding 7,8-didemethyl-8-hydroxy-5-deazariboflavin synthase CofG, translated as MPVTSASVSVRDVLTRASAGERLSFEDALALVTASGDDRERVFAAAAALRDEGLAAAGRPGVITYSRKVFVPLTTLCRDRCHYCIFVDTPGQLQRLRKPVFMSPEQVLQVVRQGQALGCKEALLTLGDRPEERWPDARAWLDEHGFASTLDYVGHIARLITAETGMLAHLNPGVMSDAELRTLRPAAPSMGMMLETTSRRLFEEPGQPHYGSPDKDPAVRLRVIEDAGAARIPFTTGILVGIGETPADRAESLLALRDAQERHGHVQEVIVQNFRAKPRTAMQDVPDADLLEYATVVAAARLVLGPRMRVQVPPNLSDAGELELLVGAGIDDWGGVSPLTADHVNPERPWPHVDELAARTAAAGFELRERLTAHPEYLADLDRWVDPALHDAVAALVDPASHLARPAPAASPSSSPSRHSAADSASDSRDSRAESAIEGGIAVATGGVRRLAERAAADPAGLDDHEWVELLEATGDGLEELVRTADDLRRYTVGEAVSIVVNRNLTTSGFRAAGATAPDEFDLADAAAIARSTRRSSAPPRSAYRGCCRPPRTPAATSRSSGRSAPRLPASTCTRCGRRTSTTSPIAPASGSTARSRRCERRASTPCRARA; from the coding sequence GTGCCCGTCACTTCCGCATCCGTGTCCGTCCGTGATGTCCTGACACGCGCATCCGCGGGCGAACGGCTGTCCTTCGAGGACGCCCTCGCGCTGGTGACGGCGTCCGGCGACGACCGCGAGCGGGTGTTCGCCGCGGCCGCCGCACTGCGCGACGAGGGCCTGGCGGCCGCCGGGCGACCGGGGGTCATCACCTACTCGCGCAAGGTCTTCGTGCCGCTGACGACGCTCTGCCGCGACCGCTGCCACTACTGCATCTTCGTCGACACGCCGGGCCAGCTGCAGCGTCTGCGCAAGCCCGTCTTCATGTCGCCGGAGCAGGTGCTGCAGGTCGTGCGTCAGGGGCAGGCGCTCGGCTGCAAGGAGGCGCTGCTGACCCTCGGCGACCGCCCGGAGGAACGGTGGCCGGATGCGCGCGCCTGGCTCGACGAGCACGGCTTCGCCTCGACGCTCGACTACGTCGGGCACATCGCACGGCTCATCACGGCCGAGACGGGGATGCTCGCGCACCTCAATCCCGGCGTCATGTCGGACGCCGAGCTGCGCACCCTGCGTCCTGCGGCGCCGTCCATGGGGATGATGCTCGAGACGACGTCGCGGCGCCTGTTCGAGGAGCCGGGCCAGCCGCACTACGGCTCCCCCGACAAGGATCCGGCCGTGCGGCTGCGGGTGATCGAGGACGCCGGTGCCGCCCGCATCCCGTTCACGACCGGCATCCTGGTGGGGATCGGTGAGACACCCGCAGACCGCGCCGAGTCGCTCCTCGCCCTGCGCGACGCGCAGGAGCGGCACGGGCACGTGCAAGAGGTCATCGTGCAGAACTTCCGCGCGAAACCGCGGACGGCGATGCAGGACGTGCCGGATGCCGACCTCCTCGAGTACGCGACGGTGGTCGCCGCCGCCCGGCTCGTGCTCGGTCCGCGCATGCGGGTGCAGGTCCCGCCGAACCTGTCGGATGCGGGCGAGCTCGAGCTTCTGGTCGGGGCGGGCATCGACGACTGGGGCGGGGTGTCGCCGCTGACGGCCGACCACGTCAACCCCGAGCGGCCGTGGCCGCACGTGGACGAGCTCGCGGCCCGGACCGCCGCCGCCGGGTTCGAGCTGCGCGAGCGGCTGACGGCGCATCCGGAGTACCTCGCCGACCTGGATCGCTGGGTCGATCCGGCCCTGCACGACGCCGTCGCCGCCCTCGTCGACCCCGCGTCCCACCTGGCCCGCCCCGCCCCCGCGGCCTCCCCGTCCTCGTCGCCGAGTCGGCACTCCGCTGCCGACTCCGCATCCGATTCGCGCGATTCTCGTGCGGAGTCGGCGATCGAGGGTGGAATCGCCGTCGCGACGGGCGGAGTGCGGCGGCTCGCCGAGCGGGCGGCGGCCGACCCCGCGGGCCTCGACGACCACGAATGGGTCGAGCTCCTCGAGGCGACCGGCGACGGGCTGGAGGAGCTCGTCCGCACGGCCGACGACCTGCGCCGCTACACGGTCGGCGAGGCCGTCAGCATCGTGGTCAACCGCAACCTGACGACCTCCGGATTCCGCGCGGCAGGGGCGACGGCGCCCGACGAGTTCGACCTCGCGGACGCGGCGGCCATCGCGCGGTCGACGCGGCGGAGCTCGGCGCCACCGAGATCTGCGTACAGGGGATGCTGCCGCCCACCGAGGACGCCGGCGGCTACCTCGAGGTCATCCGGGCGATCCGCGCCGCGGCTCCCGGCATCCACCTGCACGCGCTGCGGCCGCAGGACGTCCACGACCTCGCCGATCGCACCGGCCTCGGGCTCGACGGCGCGCTCGCGGCGATGCGAGCGGCGGGCGTCGACACCGTGCCGGGCACGGGCGTGA
- the cofC gene encoding 2-phospho-L-lactate guanylyltransferase has product MSWTVVVPLKPAARGKSRLTGASVELVRAIGLDTVTAAVGAASVVRVVVVTSDAATAAAVADDARVTVAPDPGAGLNAAIAAGVAVAGAGPVAALLGDVPALVPAELDLALGLAARHPRSVVPDAEGTGSTLVTAAGVPWESAFGPDSFARHLALGCVPLAVDAASGLRRDVDTLAQLRAVLDRAGPLTRAAWTAGA; this is encoded by the coding sequence GTGAGCTGGACCGTCGTCGTCCCGCTGAAGCCGGCGGCGCGCGGCAAGTCCCGGCTCACCGGGGCGTCGGTCGAGCTCGTGCGTGCCATCGGTCTCGACACCGTGACCGCCGCGGTGGGTGCGGCATCCGTCGTCCGCGTGGTCGTGGTCACCTCGGATGCGGCGACCGCGGCGGCCGTCGCGGATGACGCGCGGGTGACCGTGGCCCCCGACCCGGGCGCGGGGCTCAACGCCGCGATCGCGGCGGGGGTTGCTGTGGCGGGTGCGGGGCCGGTGGCGGCACTGCTCGGCGATGTTCCCGCCCTCGTGCCGGCCGAGCTCGACCTCGCGCTCGGCCTCGCCGCCCGGCATCCGCGCTCCGTGGTGCCGGATGCCGAGGGCACCGGCTCGACCCTCGTCACCGCCGCAGGGGTGCCGTGGGAGTCGGCGTTCGGCCCCGACTCGTTCGCCCGGCACCTGGCGCTCGGGTGCGTCCCGCTGGCGGTGGATGCGGCATCCGGCCTGCGACGCGACGTCGACACGCTGGCGCAGCTGCGCGCCGTGCTCGACCGTGCCGGGCCCCTCACCCGCGCGGCGTGGACCGCCGGGGCCTGA